The genomic stretch CGTTCCCTCTTCGCCTCATCTTGCATAGAGGATTAGCCAGCAAAGCCACGTCCCACCCCCAAGAAACCTGTCTGacgcggggagaacatgcagactgcaGACACAGAGCTTGGTGGTGGGATTCAAAttcccaaccctggaggtgtgagggaaCAGTGCTCCCCACTGGACCATCGATATATCTAATTTCCAATCTGAAGAATAAAATACCAATAATGACCAGCAGGTTGTGCTCTCtgccttttatttttctttttaataaacaaactttacatttCAGAATCAGTACGTTCTATCCTATTATTCACACTCTtcctttccttttatttatGCACATAAATTATATACAAAGTATCactattaaaataaaacaataatcaGATTACTAGAATTCGATATTTTTATATCCCATTCATATCTTTAAATCAAACAGCTGTCCAGTTTGCACATATGGATGTACGTTACAGAGAAAAGGAAGATTCAAATTAAAAGAGTATTTACATGCTGCAATCTGAGGATTTACATGCTGTAATCTGTCCACTTATCCTGTATGGGGTTTGGGGGCGGAGCCTGTCTCAGGCAGCGGTACTCCGTACATGTGATGAGAGTACATCGGAGGGCATGCACACCCACGTGTGCCAATTTGTTTTAGTGTGTGTCATTAAAATTAACAGTATCCAGAGAAAACTCGTACAACATGGAGAGACTGCATACGCATGGACTTGGGTCTAGATTTTAACCCCAAAGCCTGGAGCTGTAAGACCACAACTCTGCCTGCTGtgcaattacatacaggaataCTCACACTAAAAGgttaaacaaaatattttcaaTGGCCATGCATTGTCCTCCCTATACATCACATTATATAAAACCTTCAATGGATTACTATTGACAAGATGTATAATAAATTTGTGTAAACCTGCCCTTTGTGTATTATAActgtcataataataataataataataataatagtaaaagtCTAtccttccattcatccatcttccaaccacttataaTGGTCAGAGTCATAAGCTAATaaaaatcctatttctattaTGGTCTCCCTGTATTGTTTGAGTCGCCTGGAAGAGTGATGGAACGTCTCATTCGGTGCATGTTCCGCAAATAAAAATGTCTAATGTTACACATGGGAATGCGACAGCTGCTGCCACGGCCCCCGGTGTCCTAACTACGCCAGCCGCTTTGCGACATCCACGTAGGCTAGCTCCATCTCCTGGCTCGCCGCACACGTGTTGATGAACTCTTCTCGTTCATAGGCGTTCTGTAGGTACCGCCGCACTCCGACCATGTCTTCCGGGATGTCAAAGTCACGGTACTTCTTAGCAACAATCTTAAAGGACAAGCAAGCAAACGAATTTAAGTACGTGACTGCTCAAAATCCACAAGCAGAAGTTTCTCCAACAGTACTATTCTAGAATAAAACAAAGAATAGCATGAAAATTGGACTAATTAAAAATAAGTTtaggtgttttatttttatgtacattatttgtttttatgtaTATTAATTGTCCCTACTAATCTTTATTTTAAACTATTAGCTTTGAAGCAGAAGCATGAAGTTTTATATAATGTGATATCGACTGTTGGGTTTGTAGATTATGTTCATCCATCCACCGCTTATGCTATTCCTGGTtgtgggggggtctggagtctatggGTGCAAAGCAGGGATCAATTCATGGTGgagcgccaacccattgcagggcacattcacacaccattcactcacacaccattcactcacgtacatgcacacctatgggcaattcggtaactccaatcagcctcagcatgtttttggactgtggggggaaggagtacctggaggacacCCTATGACGAGATGGGGAGGCCCTGCAAATtttacacacatggagccatggcagagacacaaacgctggtcccagaggtgtacggtcacagtgctaactactgcaccacccctAGATTACGTTTACTTACAGTAATATTGTATAAAGTACGTAACTAGTGAAAGTCATTAATCCACCTTGACAATATGCAGTTTTGGCAGGAGGTTGCAATCAGCCAGAGTCAACTCATCCCCATCCAGAAACCTCCGGCTGCTGCTCGTATCATCTGTGACCTCATCAGGAAGGGGGGTGTTCAAGTAGACATCCAGTTTCTTCAAAGCTTTGACCAGTCCCTTCTCCAGAGCTGTGTTGTGCAATTGGGTTACTAGTGTGCAAAATCTGGCCATGTAACATTATTGGTTGCAgtatcattttaaaaatatttcttgaTGCTTACAATCAGAAAACGGTCATGATAGAATGACTCAACGCCCCATTGAACCAAACGTTCAATATTTATAATGCATGAAGGAAATAATGTGTAAATAATGTCAGGCTCACATTTTCTTTGGCATTCAGACTGTGACTGTCAGAAAGCACCGTTAACAGGAGGGAACTTAAACACACAGCTACTAAATTAAAAGTTCCCATTTCAAACAGCCTTGCGTCCAATTTGCATGAACATTTTGAAAAGAGATTAAGATATAGGGAAAAGTGAGACATATACAGTGAGGGAAGTAATTATTTGACcccctgctgaattcttaagtttcattaataaataaatgaggtATGTAACTTCACTGGTATGTGACCAACTACAAGAAACGTCAGACAGCAGTGCTTGCAAACAATGGTTATTCCACCAAGTACTAAAGTATGTGTTCTaagggatcaaatacttatttccctagataaatgacaaattggtttgtaactgttacataatgtttttttcttgcttgttttgttaattatctatcttttgctgtttaaataaacataccagtgaaatgacagacttctcatttctttattaatgggtcaacttaagaattcagcagggggtcaaataattatttccttcACTGTATTATTCCGTTACTAACCAGCATTGGCCTCTGGTTTTGTGTTCTTGATGTATGCCGAAAATTTGGCAAAAATGTCATTCCCCGCAATATTCGATTCCCTCCGCTTTGCGGCCAGTTTAGGATACCTAAAGAAAAAGAATTGCTTGGTTATTTGTCTGCTGGTGAGTTTTTTGACCGGTAAATATAACGGGATGTACAagttttagggttaggttttTGAAGAAGCACCAAAACACAACAAGTATTATACGTACTGTAGTCCAGTGTCCTTGGAAAAACTGGGCTTAAGAACCTTGCTTGCAAAGTCCAACTGTGATATCACTCTGGTAGACATTGGATTTAAACTCATGACCTTCTGATCGCGAGTATAGAGTACAGCAGCCCAAAACACATTTCTGGTTGGTTTACGTACTTGGGAGGTGCTAGGACTTCTTCAAGGAACTCCTCAATCTTGTTGATGTCAGTCTTGACCTCTCCATTAAACGTCAGGAATGGTGGATTAGTTCCTGGCGCCAGATTATTCAAATCAGGTGGTTTTCTGCAGAAGATAAAAAGGCATTGATGCAGGAGAAGCTCCTtttctaccagtgtttttcatCTTAGACTTTGTTATATTGAAAACACAATGCATAATAAACGGCCCAATGTGCCCTCAAAGCTGAACTATGACATACCTCTTCATATCAATGGTGGTGATGTTGAAGACCACACCTTTGAGCCACAGGATCATGAATAGGCGTTGGGAAAAAGGACAATTCCCAATGCTCtctccatcacttcctgccTGAAAAAGACATGagcatacatatatattatgtgAAGACTCTATTAATTAGAGGTATTGCCCAATTAAGCCACACCCATTGCCAACACAGATTCATAATAAAGCACACAATCATGCAATCTGCTTCAACAAACAGCAGCAACAGAATGAGCAGGCGTACAGCAGAGGTCAGTGACCTTCCACTTGGTACCATCATAGGAAGTCATCTTTCCAATAAGTCTGTTCACTGCTTTATCTGTCCTGGTCAACAGCATGTGGAATTATTGTGTAGGTCAGAACGTCTGGGAGCAAGTTCTGCTGAGAAGTGGTTGGCCACACAAGTTCACAGAAATAGAAGTGATGACCCAACATCCATACCCAACCTGAATGACCACAAATCCCACCAACAATGTTCCAACATCTAacagaaagccttcccagaagagtacaGAGGCTTTTATAGCAACAAAGGGTGGAGCAACTTCATATTAATACTCTTAGTTTTGGAATGTGTTGTTGGTCAAACTGGTGTCAATATACTTTTGTTAATATAGTGAACCTATGTGATTCTCCTGTGATTCTTACCTCCATACTAGTTAATGAGTAAtggttttatatttatataagacAAATATAACTAAGGTACGATACAGGTAAATATTTAAGACAAATATAACTATTTTTCTTTGACATCAATTTTTTTCTATGCATGTATGTAATCATTTCTGAATATTCATCTTTAATCCCTCGTTTAAAGACAGAATGAAATTAGCAGTAATATGATGTCTCCGGACCTGTCTTGCATGAAATAACTATCAATTTTATCATCATTGACAAAAAATATTTCGAAGGAAAGCTTGAATGGAAAGCATTATTTCACCAGCATGGATAAAAAACATCCAGGATTAAGAGACCAGATTGAAATAAAATGTGTCCACTAGGATTACAGCAGTGCAAGGAGAGGGTTGGATTACACCGGTGTGTGGGCTCAGTGTCGAAACAAACGTAAGCTCACTGCCAAAATATCCACATAATACCTGAAGGTGACCACCCTGGATCGAACGGAAGGTAATTATGTGTAAAGCTAGCCCTGCAACACCAAACGACATGGTTCTCTTACATGCAGGTAAGTTCACAACACACATTCAgaggcatgttttttttttttttttaaatatccatccacCTATTTTCTGttcccacttatcctattcagagtcgtggggggtctgcagcctatcccaggtagccatgggcagaaggcagggaacaatccaggatgggacgCCAACCCAAGACAGGCTAAAATGAACATGTAAATGGTATACAAAAATGCAGGGCTATTTTTGAGATACATATCTATAAAGCCGTAGAAAAACACAAACTCTATTTGTGCAGTGAGTCATAAGCAAATTTGCATACTAATCAAAGGGTATCACATTTTTACAAGGGATAAATTTGGAAATCTAATCCTGTCACTGAAGACTGAAGAGCACTTGAATTATTCATGAAAATTCCATTACTTGCTATGTTAGCCTCTGGACAGGTAAGAGTTTTCAAAGAGCAAGGTTGTACAGGAGAGCTTGTGGGCCTCTCAAAGTTCAATACTATTTCAGCTAGCTTTAGGGCCATGTCAACAAAACCAAATGCTTCTCAGGCTGTCTTGAAATTTACAAAGTGTTGCTTTTTGTATATTATGAGGTCAGGTGAATTCAGACAAGTGTGTAATGGTAAGGCAGGATACGTTTAACTGACAGATAACTAAAATGTCACTGAGAAAACTGGGTTTTAAGATAGGCATGGAAGTGATTTTTTGTATGCTGCATTTTTACAAGAAGTTTGTCAGTTAGAAGTGTTTCTAGTGATTTTTACAAAAGGAATTATAACACAAAACATACAAAATTGGGAAGAaacataattttacaaagaaacTAGAAATGGGTGACTTTAAACAGTATAGCCATATTCAcgttaaattaaaaaataactgtcattttatttatttatttaactggACACTATAGTCATCGTGCATGGCAGGAGTGCAGAACTGATGAGGTCACAGACCAGTCCACAAATGTCATATAAACCTGCTGCATAGGAGAACTGAGAATTACAAAGTCGGAGCTATCAGGCATTAGCGTTTTACATACATTCTCTGCTgcgcagacgcacacacaccgtAATAAACGTAAGCTACTACTACTGATAACTGCGGAAAGCCAAGGTGCAGAAAAACGTAGGTCAACAGGTATGTGGGTGGTTAATTGCAGGCGACAAAGCTGATGTTGTTCATCATAATCCAATCAATTACAATCAGCCACCTTCATAGAAACGTTTACTCTCCAAAACGGATAAACTGAAACTGATTATTTACGATCACTCCATTTTCATGTAGAAGTCTTACTGAACAGTGCTTAAACTGCCAGGCTCTTTTGGTTTGCAAATAAGGCGCTCTCTGCGGAATATAGACCTGCATCCTGGAAATCCATTTAATTAACAAATTTTATACTGTGTCAATTTGAATGGTCCCTTGCCTCCAGATCGTGTCATCatcaatatatatacacacacacaaacacacacaattatAAAACCATTACGATAAACCATAAAGTGACCGTCTTAATCTACGTCACGTGTGTGGGAACGGGAAAAGTAAACGGGAAATAACGTATATAGAATTACTTTCTTTACTTGTGTGAAAGCTTTAACCCGCGGAGCAGAAATTAAGATACATCTTAAATGAACAAAAAGATTCATATTTGATTAAATTAAATGTCGAAATATGAAGAAAAAGAATAATGATGTATTCATTATATAAAATTGATGGCGACCTGTGTTCTTGTAGTCATCGGACATCTTCCAATGAATGGCGTTCATTCTTCACACAACATCAGGAATCGGGCACTGGGCAAGGTGCGATAGTAACTCTATCACAAGTGTCACGTTACGGGAGTCTTATTTTAAACAGAGGGATACCAGTTCAGTACCTAGAAGTTTCTTGCGTTATATAAAAACGCACTTGGATCTCAGGCGGCTTTTATAACATTTCTGTTATGCCTCATTTTAAAATAGCTGAATTTTGTTACTGACGAGTTACACGCAAACTCgtcttaccttcacaaataGCTCAATATCAGGGTCCTTGTCCTCCCCGTTTATGGAAGAGCCGTCTGCCATGCTTAACTTTACCGGCTTTTATCGGTTCCAAGATCGCGTCAGGTCTCGTCCGTTATTGTCCCTTTTGCGTACATCCTAAGTTTCCTTTTGGGCAGGCAATCTGACGGTCCCTGTCTTTTCGCAGCACTATGATTGCTTAAATTAGATGCAGCAGTAGCCACTTCACTTGGAGCCCAGCTGTCAGTGCATTTGGGGACGCGATGTCAGGGGAAAGAAATAAAATATCCAGGAGGGTGGAAGGATGCCTGGCAGGTCAAACGTGGAGGAGAGGAGGAGCTTGCAGCCTCCTGAGCTGTGGTGCATGTGGCCTCTTCCGAAGCTGGTTTAATGGCACATTCATGTTTAAGAATGGGTGAGGACACAGTAGTGTGGATTTTGTAGGTTAGCGTAGGCAAACTCTTACGCGTGACTGACGTCATAATCCCACATCACAGAGTTGTAATTAAGCAGATTTTTCATTGCAAGCTCGCCGAGCTCCAAAACACCAGGGGTGATTTCAGCCAGATAGGAGTAGGTCAGTCATTCTCCTATAATCAGTTCAAATATCTGCATAATACTATTCTCATTCTAACTGTGTAGGAACTTGTCTTCTGACCTTCTTTATTCAATTtcttttcttatttctttcccGTTCTGCTTCTCCCTCTATTTATAGtgtatgtatcacaacacagccctgtaaagcgctttggggcaactttgttgtgaaatgcgctatataaataaattgaattgaattgaagatCTATATACTGCATACAGTGATGGGCACAACCAACCGAAAAGTTAGCTTCGATAACCGCTAATCTGCTAACTCCAAGGTTTAATTCAATGACGCCAAACTTGATAAACCACAACAAAAGTTTAGCAGCAGCTACCAATAACTGCTAACTTTTTTTGTATGAATTTAGCCTTGGTTAGATGTTTGGCTCTGAAGCCCTTTAAAACATACCTAGAGAACTAAAATCTGAACTTGTTTAACACTGAAGTTCCATATGTCGGACTAGAGTGGGGATATTTAGACCAACGGATATTTAGGACTTACCCAATTGGGTGCCGTTACATTTCGTAGAGCAGGAGTCTCAAACTACCGGGCCCAAAGACATCTTTTTAGATGCTCTGTCAAAGATAAATGTACAGCAGGTAAATATTCAAAGgtttttagttatttttatACATCTACACATCGTATAACGTAAAGGAATTAAATATGTTAAGTATAGCTGTATAAGTAATTTGCGCATGTAGGCAATCAACCATTTCCTTAATTGAAAAATGAATTAGGTTTATTGAGAGCagacatgggggcggcatggtggtgcagtggttggcactgttgcctcacagctgtgggaccagggtttgagtctccaccacaactgcatgtgtgtgaagttcGCACGtcctccctgtgtcattgtgggtttTCCTGTGGGTACTCTggtctcccccacagtctaaaaacaggCTGAGGTTGACTTGATTTTCCAGAttgcctgggttgttccctgccttgcacccatgggCTCTGGATCCTCTTTCACCCTGAACAGGCTAAGCAGTTACAGAGGATGGATGCAGACATCCCACCTCAGGCATATTGATCACGTGGAGGAGGACGAGGACCAGGAGCAGGGCTCAGGCGGCACCAGGCCCAGACACACTGCTCAGCCCACTGATGTGCTCTGTTACTGCAAGCCTGGTCTACTTACGTTGAGTTCACCTCTGATAATGACCCTCAATAATAGAATATTTGGTGTAGAAATCCGAAAGCCATAAAGCTGACCAGTTTGAATCAGCAAGCAGTCACATGATTTTTGTTTACCCTCATTCAGAGCGAGAGATACGTCTATAATACATAGCCTACACGTTGAAAGTATAGTGAAAGATGGCAGTTATGTAATGTTGATAGTATGGTGTCAGCATGACTATAACCAGATCTTGTAGCTGTCTGTTTCTCCTGAGAACTGCTGACCTCATGTACGAAAGGCCGAATCTCTCGATGACTCGCCACTCCTGTGAAGTGTGTACCGCGTCTGACACGTGTGTCTCCCGCAGGCAGTGCGGCGGCTGTAACCTGTTAACATCAACACATTTCACAGCCGACATGCACACGCCACACCGCCGGTAGCACCGTATACCGCGATATTTATGGCAGTTTTGGTAGAGCGTGGTATTTTACTTCAAATATCCTATACCACAGTACGGACCGTGTTAATGTCAGGATGGTATGACGGTAGTAAAAATGATATTCCCCCAAGATGTGATGCCCGTAGTACAATTTGCCACCCAAGGTACTGCCAACTGGACAGGGTGGGGTTGTGGCAGTGAAACCTTTGCTGGCTACTGTTACTGCCTCTGAACAGCGGAGCAGCATATTTCCAGGACATTGCACATCCCTCCTTTTAAAGAATACTTCGgcatacaatcagaatttcAATCAGCCCTACCCAATGTAAATGTGACTGACTTTGGTCTcaaccattcatccattttcataaTCCTTATCTTGTCTGTAGACGCAGAGAGGCCTGGAGCGTCCCGCAGCCTAGAGCAAATGGCTGGCGTCCAGCCTGGACGAgatgccagcccattgcagggtgtACACTCACAAGCTACAGGCAGTCGACACACCAATTAGACTAACtgcatatctttggactgtaggaggaaaccagagtacccaggtGGAACACACATGACACAGTGACACCATGCGAATgtttcgcacacacacacacacacacacacatttgtcttCACATCTTTATGGGGACAGTCCATGGATTTCTATAAGCAAAACCCTTATCCCAAcaatggcaaccttaaccctactccagtggttctcaaactcggtcctcgggacccactgccctgcttgttttccagctacctaactgccctacacactgctgattacctggatcaggtgtgttcagttaatcagaagctgaaagactgctgggacttgtgtgtggatcctgcacctacactttaaaACTCGTTCCAGCGCCGCCATATACACGCGTGAGTGCGCGCGGGGGGTGGTAGGGGGAGCCCGATTGGTGTTTTGCCCCGGGGCCTTGTGTGCAGCTGTTCCGCCACTGGCCCTAACCTCAGCCGTactgtaagtaaccaaacagaatgccagacttttgacattttaaattttttgaATGCAGTCATAGATTTTGATAAAATCACGGTTCCCCAAAAATGGTCCcctcaacatcaaaataacaggttttatcacattgtgttgACATTTGGCCTAAGCTATATATCATAGACATGaagaatatataaatattgtgacactGTGGGGACTGGACTACAAAtaaatttggtccccacaatgtaatacatacatacccccccccaccacacacacacacacacacacacacacacacacagcgcagaGGGGGATTCAAACACCAaccttggaggtgtgaggtagCAGTGTTTCCTTCCTCTTCTGACATTACAGTGAGATCAGCACACAGATAAGAGAAGCTCGGATTTTTATGCTCATTCTGCATGCGCGGGTTCACTAGTAGAATGAATTGCGCAGCAATTTCCACTGATGCATGCACAGAACATACATTTGTCTAAAGAAATGTaacaggaataaaattcattagTCACGCATACAGAAAGTATAAAATATGCAATAGTTATATTTGAGGTTCAAGAGAGACAGGAGTCAGGATATTGCACTGAGTTGGGCAGGCATGTGGCGTTCTGCATCTTTCTGCATCTTTCTGCATCTTTCTGCATCTTTCTGCATATTTCTGCATCTTTCTGCATCTTTCTGCATATTTCTGCATCTTTCACCAGGAAGCAGTATGACATTAAAtgatcctttatttgccatttttgCAAGTATAAGTACAGGCACCCCAGAATTCTTATTGTCACACATTCCATCTtctctcctttgagacatacTAACATGAAGCTAAGCTTCTCCCGGGGGGTGCAAGGTAAGAGAGTCCAACCAGTTATTCATCCACACAGAAATTAGTAAATAAATTCAatttaaagccccccccccttccaataAATTCAGATTAAATTATTACTACACATTGATATGactaacacaatccacattttcaAATATAACGTTCCAGTATATTTTTTCTATGAACGTAATACATGCAAATAGCATTTTTATCTGACCAGAATGGCACCCctgttgtataataataattgatcccCTTGCTGGTCGGCCATCCATAGCAGTACCCAGGAAGCtgagggttaaaggccttgcagaagctgggtttgaaccggtgaccttctgttAAGGGCCTTGCAGAAGCTGGgattgaaccggcgaccttctgttaagggccttgcagaagctgggtttgaaccggcgaccttctgttAAGGGCCTTGCAGAAGCTGAGATTGAACCAGGTCAGAATAAAGAGCGTCTCGCTTTTGATTTACCCTTTTGCCATTGATTTCAGACTTGGCCGGCGTGGAGTGACCTTCTATTTTGAAACGCAAAAATGGAAACTAAATTCAGTCAATAAAGAATCAGGACTCCTGGAGGTCCTTGTTTAGATAATCATTTGTCGATTTTCAAAAATCAGGTGGTTATAATGTCATGATTTTAAAGCAATTATCTTTTTCTTGCTATGTTCTCCAGAAACTCATAGGAAATTATATGAATACTACTGACTGGGGGTGCAGTAGAGGAGGCAGAGTTAGGaaatttggaacataactggattggtctgggttgggagcCCAATATGCTTTAAGTGGGGCCAAAAATCTCTGGCAACATCC from Brienomyrus brachyistius isolate T26 chromosome 14, BBRACH_0.4, whole genome shotgun sequence encodes the following:
- the clic5a gene encoding chloride intracellular channel protein 5a isoform X1; translation: MADGSSINGEDKDPDIELFVKAGSDGESIGNCPFSQRLFMILWLKGVVFNITTIDMKRKPPDLNNLAPGTNPPFLTFNGEVKTDINKIEEFLEEVLAPPKYPKLAAKRRESNIAGNDIFAKFSAYIKNTKPEANAALEKGLVKALKKLDVYLNTPLPDEVTDDTSSSRRFLDGDELTLADCNLLPKLHIVKIVAKKYRDFDIPEDMVGVRRYLQNAYEREEFINTCAASQEMELAYVDVAKRLA
- the clic5a gene encoding chloride intracellular channel protein 5a isoform X2; this translates as MTTRTQAGSDGESIGNCPFSQRLFMILWLKGVVFNITTIDMKRKPPDLNNLAPGTNPPFLTFNGEVKTDINKIEEFLEEVLAPPKYPKLAAKRRESNIAGNDIFAKFSAYIKNTKPEANAALEKGLVKALKKLDVYLNTPLPDEVTDDTSSSRRFLDGDELTLADCNLLPKLHIVKIVAKKYRDFDIPEDMVGVRRYLQNAYEREEFINTCAASQEMELAYVDVAKRLA